A stretch of Arachis hypogaea cultivar Tifrunner chromosome 15, arahy.Tifrunner.gnm2.J5K5, whole genome shotgun sequence DNA encodes these proteins:
- the LOC112750965 gene encoding uncharacterized protein isoform X1, producing the protein MLYATRFRVSVRQIPNFLPLSALPPSCSCSWTSLHFHSEPPSLREVDDAVDSFTRMLSMRRTPPIIQFNKILGSLSKTKHFHAAVSLFQQLQVRGIAPSIVTLSIVINCCCGMGRMTLAFSVLAKIFRMDYQPNTVTLTTILKGLCLCGSVEKAVRFHDRVLAHGFRFNEVTYGTLINGLCKTGHTSAAIQVLRKIPRYGIASNVFMYNSIIDSLCKVTLVSQAFHLFSEMLAKGISPDVITYSSLIFGLCLEGQYKEAIDLLSDMVLRNITPNVYTYNTLIDGLCKEGKIKDAKSVLAVMTKDGVKLDVVTYNSLMDGYCLVNEVNKAKYVFNTMAQSSGSPNVCSYNIMINGLCKSKMVDDALKLFEQMRSKNLVPNTITYSTLIDGLGKSRRILCALEVLEKMHDRGQPANIVTYSSLLDALFNMKQPDKALMLFNQMKESGIDPDIYTYNILIDGLYKNGRIKKAKEIFQDLSIKGYRPNVRTYTIVINGLCKEGLLLEALALMAKMEDNGCLPNAVTYETIIRALFENGENDKAEKLLREMISRGLLQG; encoded by the coding sequence ATGTTGTATGCAACAAGGTTTAGGGTTTCTGTTCGTCAAATCCCTAATTTTCTTCCACTCTCTGCTCTTCCTCCTTCCTGTTCCTGTTCATGGACAAGCCTTCACTTTCATTCTGAGCCTCCATCCCTTCGTGAAGTTGACGATGCTGTTGATTCCTTCACTCGCATGCTCTCTATGCGTCGTACTCCTCCCATCATCCAATTTAACAAGATTTTGGGATCCCTTTCCAAGACGAAGCATTTCCACGCCGCCGTTTCCCTTTTTCAGCAATTGCAAGTCAGGGGAATCGCGCCCAGCATAGTTACTTTGAGCATCGTAATTAATTGTTGTTGCGGCATGGGTCGTATGACGCTTGCTTTTTCTGTATTGGCCAAGATTTTCAGAATGGATTATCAACCTAATACGGTAACATTGACAACAATCCTGAAAGGTCTCTGTCTCTGTGGTAGTGTTGAAAAAGCAGTGCGCTTTCATGACAGAGTGCTGGCTCATGGATTTCGCTTTAATGAAGTCACTTATGGGACCTTGATTAATGGGCTCTGTAAGACCGGACACACATCAGCTGCTATTCAAGTGTTGAGAAAGATCCCACGGTATGGCATTGCTTCTAATGTCTTCATGTACAACTCAATTATTGATAGCCTCTGCAAGGTTACACTTGTAAGTCAGGCTTTTCATTTATTCTCTGAAATGCTTGCTAAGGGAATTTCTCCCGATGTTATCACATACAGTTCTCTCATTTTTGGATTGTGTCTTGAGGGTCAATACAAGGAAGCCATTGATTTGTTAAGTGATATGGTGCTTAGAAACATTACTCCTAATGTTTATACCTATAATACTTTGATTGATGGACTATGCAAGGAAGGAAAGATCAAAGATGCTAAGAGTGTGTTGGCTGTAATGACAAAAGATGGTGTGAAACTAGATGTGGTTACTTATAACAGCTTAATGGATGGATATTGTTTGGTTAATGAGGTAAATAAGGCAAAATATGTATTCAACACAATGGCCCAAAGTAGTGGGTCTCCTAATGTTTGCAGTTACAATATCATGATTAATGGCTTGTGCAAAAGTAAAATGGTTGATGACGCCTTGAAACTCTTTGAACAGATGCGTTCCAAGAACTTGGTTCCTAACACGATAACTTACAGTACTCTTATTGATGGCTTGGGAAAATCAAGGAGAATCCTTTGTGCCTTGGAGGTTCTTGAAAAGATGCATGATCGAGGTCAACCCGCTAATATAGTTACTTACAGTTCTTTGCTGGATGCTTTGTTCAATATGAAACAACCTGACAAGGCACTTATGTTATTCAATCAAATGAAAGAGAGTGGCATTGATccagatatatatacatataacataCTTATAGATGGCctgtacaaaaatggaagaattaAAAAGgcaaaagagatatttcaagatcTTTCCATTAAAGGCTATCGTCCAAATGTGCGGACATACACCATTGTGATCAATGGGCTTTGCAAAGAGGGTCTGCTTCTCGAAGCATTGGCACTCATGGCAAAAATGGAAGACAATGGTTGCTTACCCAATGCTGTGACTTATGAAACAATCATTCGTGCTCTATTTGAAAATGGTGAAAATGATAAAGCGGAGAAACTTCTTCGTGAGATGATATCTAGAGGCCTATTGCAAGGATAA
- the LOC112750965 gene encoding uncharacterized protein isoform X2, translating into MLYATRFRVSVRQIPNFLPLSALPPSCSCSWTSLHFHSEPPSLREVDDAVDSFTRMLSMRRTPPIIQFNKILGSLSKTKHFHAAVSLFQQLQVRGIAPSIVTLSIVINCCCGMGRMTLAFSVLAKIFRMDYQPNTVTLTTILKGLCLCGSVEKAVRFHDRVLAHGFRFNEVTYGTLINGLCKTGHTSAAIQVLRKIPRYGIASNVFMYNSIIDSLCKVTLVSQAFHLFSEMLAKGISPDVITYSSLIFGLCLEGQYKEAIDLLSDMVLRNITPNVYTYNTLIDGLCKEGKIKDAKSVLAVMTKDGVKLDVVTYNSLMDGYCLVNEMRSKNLVPNTITYSTLIDGLGKSRRILCALEVLEKMHDRGQPANIVTYSSLLDALFNMKQPDKALMLFNQMKESGIDPDIYTYNILIDGLYKNGRIKKAKEIFQDLSIKGYRPNVRTYTIVINGLCKEGLLLEALALMAKMEDNGCLPNAVTYETIIRALFENGENDKAEKLLREMISRGLLQG; encoded by the exons ATGTTGTATGCAACAAGGTTTAGGGTTTCTGTTCGTCAAATCCCTAATTTTCTTCCACTCTCTGCTCTTCCTCCTTCCTGTTCCTGTTCATGGACAAGCCTTCACTTTCATTCTGAGCCTCCATCCCTTCGTGAAGTTGACGATGCTGTTGATTCCTTCACTCGCATGCTCTCTATGCGTCGTACTCCTCCCATCATCCAATTTAACAAGATTTTGGGATCCCTTTCCAAGACGAAGCATTTCCACGCCGCCGTTTCCCTTTTTCAGCAATTGCAAGTCAGGGGAATCGCGCCCAGCATAGTTACTTTGAGCATCGTAATTAATTGTTGTTGCGGCATGGGTCGTATGACGCTTGCTTTTTCTGTATTGGCCAAGATTTTCAGAATGGATTATCAACCTAATACGGTAACATTGACAACAATCCTGAAAGGTCTCTGTCTCTGTGGTAGTGTTGAAAAAGCAGTGCGCTTTCATGACAGAGTGCTGGCTCATGGATTTCGCTTTAATGAAGTCACTTATGGGACCTTGATTAATGGGCTCTGTAAGACCGGACACACATCAGCTGCTATTCAAGTGTTGAGAAAGATCCCACGGTATGGCATTGCTTCTAATGTCTTCATGTACAACTCAATTATTGATAGCCTCTGCAAGGTTACACTTGTAAGTCAGGCTTTTCATTTATTCTCTGAAATGCTTGCTAAGGGAATTTCTCCCGATGTTATCACATACAGTTCTCTCATTTTTGGATTGTGTCTTGAGGGTCAATACAAGGAAGCCATTGATTTGTTAAGTGATATGGTGCTTAGAAACATTACTCCTAATGTTTATACCTATAATACTTTGATTGATGGACTATGCAAGGAAGGAAAGATCAAAGATGCTAAGAGTGTGTTGGCTGTAATGACAAAAGATGGTGTGAAACTAGATGTGGTTACTTATAACAGCTTAATGGATGGATATTGTTTGGTTAATGAG ATGCGTTCCAAGAACTTGGTTCCTAACACGATAACTTACAGTACTCTTATTGATGGCTTGGGAAAATCAAGGAGAATCCTTTGTGCCTTGGAGGTTCTTGAAAAGATGCATGATCGAGGTCAACCCGCTAATATAGTTACTTACAGTTCTTTGCTGGATGCTTTGTTCAATATGAAACAACCTGACAAGGCACTTATGTTATTCAATCAAATGAAAGAGAGTGGCATTGATccagatatatatacatataacataCTTATAGATGGCctgtacaaaaatggaagaattaAAAAGgcaaaagagatatttcaagatcTTTCCATTAAAGGCTATCGTCCAAATGTGCGGACATACACCATTGTGATCAATGGGCTTTGCAAAGAGGGTCTGCTTCTCGAAGCATTGGCACTCATGGCAAAAATGGAAGACAATGGTTGCTTACCCAATGCTGTGACTTATGAAACAATCATTCGTGCTCTATTTGAAAATGGTGAAAATGATAAAGCGGAGAAACTTCTTCGTGAGATGATATCTAGAGGCCTATTGCAAGGATAA